AGGAGGCAAGGACAGCATGACGCTCTGGAACGTCCTGAACGACCTCGGCTATGAGACCTGTGGGCTTCACATCGATCTCAACATCGACGAATACTCAGAGGTTTCGAGGAGAGTCGTTGAGAACTTTGCCGCTTCAAAAAGCCTCGACCTGATAGTGGTGGACTTAAGGAAAGAATACGGGAAAAGTCTGATGGAGCTGGCGATGAGGGATGCGTGTTCTGCATGCGGCTTGGTGAAGCGTTATTTGATGAATAAAGTCGCTTATGAGAAGGGTTTTTCGGTGCTTGCCACCGGGCACACGCTTGATGATGAGTGTGTCACACTTCTTGGAAATTTGACGCGGTGGAACCTGGAATTTCTGCAGCGCCAGTATCCCATCTTAGAAAGCACACACCCGAAGCTTGTGCGCAAAGTAAAGCCGCTGTTCAGGATTTCTGACGAAGAAACGGCGGCATACGCAAGGATAAAGCGGTTGGAGTTTGTAAGAGAGAAGTGCCCGCTGGCAAGCGGCGCAACCTCACTCAGCTACAAGAAAGTGCTGAACGAGCTTGAGCAGCGGCACCCCAGCTTGAAAAAAGCTTTTTACCTCGGATTTTTGAAGAATAAATCGCTGTTCGGCAAGGAAGAAAATTTCGAGCTCAAGACGTGTGAATCCTGCGGCATGCCTACGGCAAACGTCGGACTTTGCGCATTCTGCAAGCTTTTAGAACGTCCGAAGCGGCGGCACGATGAGAAAAGCAAAGTTAAACCCTTGTCCATCTAATAATCTATTATGAGTAAAATTGTCGAGGGTGACGTTATCCAGCTCGTGGACAGGAAGCGGCGCAGGTATCAATTCAGAGTGCAACGGGGTGCTCAATTTTCCTTCCACAGAGGAGCCGTGCCGCATGACAAGCTCATCGGGCTTGAGGAGGGTAACGTCGTAACCTCGTCGCACGGCGAACGCCTTT
This DNA window, taken from Candidatus Syntrophoarchaeum caldarius, encodes the following:
- a CDS encoding PP-loop domain-containing protein: MNITGMKFCERCRKKEADVVLSTVRFCEPCFIEYFERQVQRAIDGEKLGAEMFSRDSRILMAVSGGKDSMTLWNVLNDLGYETCGLHIDLNIDEYSEVSRRVVENFAASKSLDLIVVDLRKEYGKSLMELAMRDACSACGLVKRYLMNKVAYEKGFSVLATGHTLDDECVTLLGNLTRWNLEFLQRQYPILESTHPKLVRKVKPLFRISDEETAAYARIKRLEFVREKCPLASGATSLSYKKVLNELEQRHPSLKKAFYLGFLKNKSLFGKEENFELKTCESCGMPTANVGLCAFCKLLERPKRRHDEKSKVKPLSI